In Molothrus ater isolate BHLD 08-10-18 breed brown headed cowbird chromosome 22, BPBGC_Mater_1.1, whole genome shotgun sequence, the following are encoded in one genomic region:
- the TTC12 gene encoding tetratricopeptide repeat protein 12 isoform X3 yields the protein MLRDKDTEADFQRFLRRVDDVTNLLQDLKSPDSAVQEKAIAETEKRLREQGASREEEEEEEEECRTTVNRTLINTSGTPRVQAADADGFLAALEKDAKERAQRRRRNEQLANALKEQGNEAFRAGDFALAIQRYSEGLEKLRDKQELYTNRAQAYLKLHEYEKAISDCEWALKCNKNCLKAYFLMGKAHLALQHFSESRQCYEKMLQIDPQKENLFKECVAEARLEEQRLREEQRAQRELQAGSVAALPIQELLQRLRSPGHDLPYYTGAVVLLAGAVSSCTGQTLFRTNNGFSILSNEAVRGAFCAESKSPAEVELCVSLLLLWQAACAGNEENQRVLLAQAEVGAQLPELLSCGTAQIQREALALISLYSEHEGGRRLLGRQDLSRWLQILMAFVKCTDARADSAMNILSDLSGEERFQAQCRATLSTAVSPLFTQLLNFSCPGAAPGRACPALGADSSALCQDGSPNASPGYQDCVFAVLGLMMNLLLESNGTIQDFAVPISGRCLALLSHQDGRIVTRATGVLSRVLPASPSAVQEVVGAGVVKKMLKFLKAGGQVTSSYAIKTLSICTKSSKRAQEELLKGDKRLRVLLALLRSGDELTVANAAFCLSQCLLLPGAASALLGSGVVQLLLRHAGGDAARTSVQQNSAIALGRLCVAEPRHIHQLRKLNGLAILNSSMKYVQSS from the exons ATGCTGCGCGACAAGGACACCGAGGCGGATTTCCAGCGCTTCCTGCGCCGCGTGGACGATGTCA CCAATTTGCTGCAAGACCTGAAGTCCCCGGactcagcagtgcaggaaaaaGCCATTGCTGAGACAGAGAAAAGGCTCCGAGAGCAAggggccagcagggaggaggaagaggaggaggaggaggagtgcagGACCACGGTGAACAGAACACTCATCAACACTTCT GGCACGCCGAGGGTGCAGGCAGCAGATGCAG ATGGCTTCCTGGCGGCTTTGGAGAAGGATGCCAAGGAACGAGcgcagaggaggaggaggaatgagCAGCTGGCAAACG ccctgaAGGAGCAGGGCAACGAAGCCTTCAGGGCAGGAGACTTTGCTCTGGCCATCCAGAGGTActcagaggggctggagaagctgagggacaAGCAGGAGCTCTACACAAACAGGGCCCAg gCCTACCTGAAGCTCCATGAGTATGAGAAAGCCATCAGTGACTGTGAGTGGGCATTAAAG TGCAATAAGAACTGCCTGAAAGCCTATTTCCTCATGGGGAAGGCtcacctggccctgcagcacttCTCTGAG TCCAGGCAGTGCTATGAGAAGATGCTGCAGATTGATCCCCAGAAGGAAAACCTCTTTAAAG AGTGCGTGGccgaggccaggctggaggagcagaggctgagggaggagcagagagcgCAGAGGGAGCTCCAGGCCGGGAGCGTGGCTGCTCTGCCCATCCAGGAACTGCTGCAGAGGCTCCGCAGCCCTGGCCACGACCTCCCCTACTACACAGGGGccgtggtgctgctggcaggagccgTGAGCTCTT GCACTGGGCAGACGCTCTTCAGGACAAACAATGGCTTCAGTATCCTGAGCAACGAGGCTGTCAGAGG GGCCTTCTGTGCAGAGAGCAAAAGCCCTGCTGAGGTGGAGCTCTGTGTTTCCCTTCTGCTCCTGTGGcaagctgcctgtgctggcaaTG AGGAAAACCAGCGtgtgctgctggcccaggccGAGGTGGGTGCCCAGCTGCCggagctgctgtcctgtggcacagcccagatccagagggaggccctggcactgaTCTCCCTCTACTCTGAGCACGAGGGGGGCCggaggctgctgggcaggcaggacctgagcag ATGGCTGCAGATTTTGATGGCATTTGTCAAGTGCACTGATGCAAGGGCTGATAGTGCCATGAACATCCTGTCTGACTTAAGTGGGGAGGAAAg GTTCCAAGCCCAGTGTCGGGCCACGCTCTCCACGGCTGTTTCACCTTTATTCACCCAGCTGCTG AACTtttcctgccctggagctgccccaggaagggcctgtcctgccctgggtgctgattcttctgctctgtgccaggatgGGAGCCCCAATGCCAGCCCTGGGTACCAGGACTGTGTGTTTGCAGTCCTGGGGCTGATGATGAACCTGCTGCTTGAATCCAACGGCACCATCCAG GACTTTGCTGTGCCCATCAGTGGCaggtgcctggctctgctcagccaccAGGACGGAAGGATTGTCACA AGAGCCACTGGAGTGCTGAGCCGTGTCCTGCCTGCGTCCCCCTCAGCCGTGCAGGAGgtggtgggagcaggagtggTGAAGAAAATGCTCAAATTCTTGAAA GCTGGGGGACAGGTCACTTCCAGCTATGCCATAAAGACCCTTTCCATCTGCACCAAGAGCAGCAAGAGAGCTCAGGAAGAGCTGCTGAAGGGGGATAAAA GGCTCCGGGtgctgctggcgctgctgcGCTCCGGGGATGAGCTGACCGTGGCCAATGCAGCTTTCTGCCTCagccagtgcctgctgctgcccggggctgcctcggccctgctgggctctggggtggtgcagctgctgctcaggcacGCTGGGGGTGATGCTGCCAGGACCTCAGTGCAGCAGAACTCGGCCATtgccctgggcaggctctgtgtgGCTGAGCCAAG GCACATCCATCAGCTGAGGAAGCTCAATGGCCTGGCCATCCTGAACTCCTCCATGAAATAcgtgcagagcagctga